The genomic segment AAGCCCAGCACAATCGGAATCAGGCAGGCAGCAGCGAGCCACACATTCAGCCAAAACATGGCGATAATCATTATAACGATCGTGACTGCCATATGAATGAGATCCGGCAGCTGATGCGCGACGAACGTCTCGACCTTCTCGACATTTTGATCCAGCGTCTTCTTGACTGCTCCGGTCGATGTGCTGTTTAGCCAGCCTAGCGGCAGGCGGCCAATATGCGAGGACAGCTTCACCCGCAGGCCATACAAAATCCGAAACGCCGCAATATGCGAAGCCAGGCCGCCGCCATACATCAGGAGCAAACTGGCCAATAGGCCGCCTAATGCCACGAGGCCCCAACGAATCATTAGCCCGCTGTCCGCTGCTGCCGGGTTCGCCGCATGCTCCAGCAGTTCTTTTACTATAAAATAAACCGATACATATGGAATCAGCATGCATATGGCACTTAATGCGGAAAAAATCCCTGATACAGCAAGCAGCCCGCGGCGCTCTCCCGCCAATTCCAGCAGCCTTGCGATTCCCTTTTTCCCTGCGATTTCTCCAGCTGTTTTTCCAGCCATGATAGCTTCCTCTCCTTCAGGCAAATATCATCGGGACGTGCTGTTCTACAGCCACGTCATTTTTTTATCGGCGCAAATGCGGCTGCCAGGCGCTGGCTTCTGATCGAAGTACCCTAAATACAGCATGCCAGCGATGCGCTCATCGCTGCGTATTCCGAGCGAGCTGCAGAAAGGCGCGCTTCCGCATAACGTCTCATCAATCGACCACACCATGCCGATGCCCTGCTCCCAAGCGCACAGCTGAAGATTCTGAATCAATGCGCACGCCGCTGCAAAATCCTCATCACGCTTCACCTTGCTTTTCTCCTCCTTCACGACGACGAACAAAACCGCAGGTATTTGCTGGATTTTGTCCTTGTACATTTGCTTGATTTTGCTCGGCATCAGCTTATAGCGCTTGAGCTCCGACAACGAACCCACTATATGATCCGCCAGCTTCGCCTTCGACTCCATCTCAGTCGCACAAATGAACCGCCATGGCTCGCGCAGCTTATGATTTGGCGCCCACACCGCGATATTCATCAGCTCCAGAATCGTCTCCTGCGAAAGCGGCTGCGTATTAAACTTCCGAATCGTCCTTCTGTCTTTAATCAATTCCTGTATATTCAAGCAAAAATCCTCCCTTTATGACGCTACTATTGAGAAACATTATCATCATCAATGAATATTAGCTACCTCTGGACGGATTATTTCTGACGGTGGACGGAGATGCAGCTGCTTAGGCAGCCATTTTATATGAGAAAAAGCCGGAGCCGCGGCGGCGTGATCGTCATTTCTAACGATAACGTCGCCGTGGCTCCGGCTCTCCTATACTTTTCAATCAGGCTCTGCAGCCAATCACATCGAGCGGCTCTGCTGCCTGGCATATTCACTTGGATTAACCCCAAACGTTTTGCGGAACAACGAGGCAAAATGGCTCATATTCGTATATCCGACCATAATCGCCGCTTCACTGACATTCATTCTGCCCTGCTCCAGCAGCAGCTTCGCTTCCCTCATCCGCTCCTCGCGAATATAGCCGAACACGGTTGTGCCAAAGAGCTCTTTAAAGCCCGCTTTGAGCTTAAAATCATTCAGTCCCGTCTGGCGCGCCAGCTCCAGCAAGCCCGGCGGATTGGTGCGGTTGTGGTATAAAATGTTTTTCGCCAGATGAAGCCGCTCCACATCGGCCGTCTTTAAGCGCGAAGCGGCCGATTCCAGCTCGCTCTTCTGCTCCAGCCCGTACCAGAACAAGGCAATCAGCTCAAACGCTTTGCCCTCCAAATAATGCTGCCGAATAGGGCCGGTATACGGGCAATTCTTTAATTGATCGAACACCTGCTTAATTTCCGGTGTCAGCTGCTGCT from the Paenibacillus sp. BIHB 4019 genome contains:
- a CDS encoding nitroreductase is translated as MNIQELIKDRRTIRKFNTQPLSQETILELMNIAVWAPNHKLREPWRFICATEMESKAKLADHIVGSLSELKRYKLMPSKIKQMYKDKIQQIPAVLFVVVKEEKSKVKRDEDFAAACALIQNLQLCAWEQGIGMVWSIDETLCGSAPFCSSLGIRSDERIAGMLYLGYFDQKPAPGSRICADKKMTWL
- a CDS encoding AraC family transcriptional regulator — protein: MKHTLEAQHIESLYNEWIGVELGVPVEQLADTVKLPEQWGDGYLQRTRLRPGMELHTIDVKLHENHIFHIDVQYPHLEISLTQHGNGCWTIEGRRGERAMGSGGTQMIYLHDTRIHFEQLHSDRLAHMELRIDFRIWKHLFSYFPWQAGDTFYCEQQQLTPEIKQVFDQLKNCPYTGPIRQHYLEGKAFELIALFWYGLEQKSELESAASRLKTADVERLHLAKNILYHNRTNPPGLLELARQTGLNDFKLKAGFKELFGTTVFGYIREERMREAKLLLEQGRMNVSEAAIMVGYTNMSHFASLFRKTFGVNPSEYARQQSRSM